Proteins encoded together in one Scylla paramamosain isolate STU-SP2022 unplaced genomic scaffold, ASM3559412v1 Contig146, whole genome shotgun sequence window:
- the LOC135099549 gene encoding Y+L amino acid transporter 2-like isoform X2: protein MLWSSSVVCGVLMMPLSLSRPTTNPHHAAGLCKVCDSTVSSPTVTCQMMLCGSFQHCPYVSDWNVRVTTKQQDFFMVTKIAALPIVILAGIVHLCMGNTGNFHNSFQGTSTEPGKIAVSFYSGISSYTGWNYLNFMMEELKNPFV from the exons ATGCTTTGGTCTTCCTCAGTAGTGTGTGGTGTACTGATGATGCCTCTGTCCCTCTCCAGGCCCACCACCAATCcccatcatgccgctggcctTTGCAAAGTATGTGATTCAACCGTTTCTTCCCCAACTGTGACCTGCCAGATGATGCTGTGCGGCTCATTCCAGCACTGTCcatatgtgagtga CTGGAATGTACGAGTCACCACCAAGCAGCAGGATTTCTTCATGGTGACCAAGATTGCTGCATTGCCCATTGTCATCCTTGCTGGCATTGTACACCTTTGCATGG GCAACACTGGGAACTTCCACAACTCCTTCCAGGGCACCAGCACTGAGCCAGGCAAGATAGCTGTCTCCTTCTACTCAGGCATATCTTCCTATACTGGATGGAACTACCTCAACTTcatgatggaggaactgaagaaCCCATTTGTCTGA